The Nicotiana tabacum cultivar K326 chromosome 5, ASM71507v2, whole genome shotgun sequence sequence AACACTGACTCACTGAGTTTGATATTAGGACTTGGAGAAAGTTTTTGTCATCCATGAATGGTTATGACTTCAtgaatttattttgatttgaagttTTCTATATATTTATCACCCTGAAAGTGAATGAAGTTTCTTCTCTGTTGCTATGAagttgatcattctttttggaatttgGAGATTGCTATagtatttaattgataaaattaTTTCCTAGTCCTGTCTTAATTTGGTAAAGCAAGTGTTTAAATTCTTGATTCTAAGGCCTTATTAATACTAACCTTAGGCTATTTGGTTTTAACAGAAATAAGGAGGTTGTATGTAATCTATGGATGAATATTCGAGCAAAAGAGCTGTTAATGGGCTTTACGTTCCCAGAAGAGGTTTGAGGGACATAGCCGACAGCAGGGATGAAAATGTTCAGTTGTGCTCCCGATATGGATGCAGCAGCCGACTCAACTCTATGAAGAGCCTGCAAGTTAGAAGTACAGAGAAACCAAGACCTCTCAAGCCTTCTTTCACTTCTTCAAATGGAAAAGACGTTGTTGGGAGTTCATCTAGAACATCGTCTAATGCTAGAAAGTCACTCAAGGAATCCCACAGGAAATCTTTTTCTCACGTAGGAAATGATCAATCAGAAACTACTTGTTTACATGGTGAGCCTGATGTTTCAGACCACATGAAGTCATCAAAAGCGCAGCAACCCCAATTCGATTCAGTAATGCGAGATACTGGATCAAGTAAAATTATATTGACAGAAGTAGGTGGCTCTAGTGGAGCTTCATCAAGCAGTAAACCTCGTAGACTATTTAGTCCGAAGTATTCCAATCAAAATAGTCCAGTAGGTTCCTCTGTTTCTTCATCATCGAAGGCAATTGGCACAGGGACAAGGGGAACTTCTAGTGGGGCTGGATATGTGCCGAGAAATCTAAAATACAATTCAGGATCAGATGTCTCTTCAACGACAGATTCAAGATTTAGTAGAAGGGACATGGTAAAAAGAAGGAACTCAGAAGGTGAAAGCAGTTCATCCTCTAAAGGGAAGAAAGTAAGTGGGGCATCACCAAAAGAAGGAGATGTCATTCGTCCAACTCGTGGTGGTATCACAATTTCTGATTCAAGGGGTAGTAAAAACTTCGATGTTAGGGTGGATAATCGTGCTGTATCAGTTAGGACTCGTAGGTCAATGAATGTGCCTAGGTTAAGGGATTCAATACGAGATTCATCATCTCAGCCCGAATCTCTAAATCTCAGTCTGCAGTCATCAAGTCAGTTTTTCTCAGATGCCTCTTCGAGCGATTCCAGTGCTTATAGTTTTCCTGGAAATGATGTTGAAGATTTCCCAGCTGAGGTGCATGGGACTTCAGCAGACCTAGGCATCAACCAATTAATAAACCGTGACGCCTTGCAGCGATATAACATGGATGGAGTTGCTCAGGTATTTTACTCAAAGGAATTGCGGTCAACTTTGTTTTCTTCCCGAGGCTTACCTGATGGTTACAGTATTTCATTTTGGTCACTGCTTTACTGTACAGGTACTGGTGGCACTTGAGAGAATGGAACAAGATGAAGAGTTAACATACGAGGTATTCTGTCTTTGAGTATTTCTGACCACCCGGGGAattctttatttgtatttatgatGACCTCTTATTTTTTTCCATGTGCAGCAACTACTTGTGTTGGAGACCAACTTGTTTCTTGGTGGCCTTAACTTCTATGACCAGCATAGAGGCATGAGACTGGATATAGACAATATGTCCTATGAGGTCTGTACTTCTACTTCAGTATATGATTACTGACTATGTTCAGCAATACTCATTTTCATCAGAAAGTCTAGTTTTTTGGGGGATAATTACATTTATGGCTGCCCAAAAAAAAATAGCTGGCaaatgtataaattttgtatattaagtattaatatacatattatatacatAATCAGTATATATGTTTTCTATATTTGGGCTAGCGGACGTAATTATTTTCGGCTGATGggacaaaaatgaaaaaagcCCTTTCTTTTGGAGAGGTGGGGGGTGGGTGGGGGTGCGAGGGGAATGGGGCTGTGCTCACACTTCACATGATAGCTCAAAGGGTGTTGATTAATCTTTTCATATGGAGCAAAAAGAATACATTTCTGGTTCGTACAATTTTAAGTTTCCACTATCTTCTACAGCCTATAGAGCTTGATCTTTTTTGCGTGTTAACAGGAATTATTAGCTCTTGAGGAGAGGATGGGCAGTGTTAGCACAGCTCTACCAGAGGAGGCATTGTCAAAGTGCCTCCAGAAAAGCATATATCAGGCTATGCCTTCAGAAATAGGGGAATTTGGTAGCGATGGGAATGAAGATGAGATCAAATGCACTATTTGccaggttttcctcacttatttcaAGTGATATTTTGTATATTCCAAGTGCCTGATGCTTTATGCTTTAATCTAATTCGTCATTTGTAAGGCTTTTCACCTTCCTTTCTAAGTTCATAGCTCCTTTCATTTTCactttggtattttttcctatgCACAATTATTTGCAGTGCAGTTATTATTAGTTTTACGTTGTACATACTAAGATGTTTTAGTTCTTCAGATAGGTAATTTTTCATTAGGGAATGTTCTCTAGGTTTATGCCTTGTCAAACTCTGTTCTTGACACGATGAAGTGGAGATATTTTTGACCTAATAAGAGACATAATTTGAGTGAATGTCACTAAATTTACTTCTGCTATTAGTACTTCCAATCTCTCAACGTTTGGTTAAAGATGTTATGCAAGTCTATCCTATTCTAGACATAGTTCCATGCATCTATAAGCGTACACAGGATGTTGTACTTGCGGTGGCAACATATTATCACTGCTCGACTTTTATGTGGTTTCGGGTCTGGGTTTTTAGAGGTTCTAAGGCTTTTTCACTTGTTCAAAATTGAAgttatctttgcattattttcaAGCGGTGTTGGATCACACCTGTTGTAGGAAGGTGTATCCGCCGCTGCATGATCTaggatgttgcatatcaaaaattcaaagttGGAACTCAGTTAAGTAATGACATGTTTTGCAGGAGGAGTATATGATTGGAGATGAAATAGGAAGGTTGGAATGTGACCATGGTTATCATGTGGAGTGTGTACAACAGTGGTTGAGGCACAAGAATTGGTGTCCTATATGCAAATCTTCAGCATCTCCATCACAGCCATCTACAACACCATCTTAGTTTCCATTTTTAGATTCCAACCCCAGATGTGGGAAAGCTCAATAGTTTCCCTATGTACAAATTCATCAAGTTAGGGTGGATTGCAAATAAACCTTTACTTTCTGTTCattgtttgaattttttttccttttgtgtaCATATACAGTTCTTGTCACATCAACCAATAAACCCAAGCCCCACTACAGGCTTTGTGGTGATAGCTGATAAACTTTGATTACTTTTTTACTTAAATCCTTGTGGTTTTTGTAATTTACTTACTGGTGTTGTCATCTCAACTCCACTTCCGGATTTTGATCTGCGTACTCCCGCATttgaaggtaggggtaaggtctgcgtacacactaccctcctcagaccccacattgtgggattacacttggttttttgttgttgtactcTATTCACATTTGCCTCTACATCACTTAGGTATAAGGATGGTTTACGATTATATGACAAAACCAACCTTAGGAGAAAGGCTCAATGAGATAAGTTAATCGGAGTTCTGGAAAATGCCGTCCCTTTTCATCATTTGCTGTTCacatttatttgttttcttttattgttggaaattcattaaaattgctcacaccatttgaagttgtggtCAATCTAGAACATTGGTTGATGAACTATCAATCTTAAATATCCAAAGTAGGCAGTCcaaccaaaagtacaaaaaaTAGACCTTCTAATGGACACTTGtctgcttttatttttctctgTTTCCCCATGTAGTGGTTTGTGGTTCTCTTTCAATTAGGTATCTTGTACTAAGAGTTTATTGATGAAATGTATGTTTGTTACTACCTCCACAAGCAACTGAGAGCCATAACACTTTTCTACTTTAACCATATGCCCTTAGGTACGGCTATACATAATATTGAAATCATATTTGAAAAGGGCGGAGTAAATAACCATGTGGAAAACAAGACAAGAATTCTCTATAATTACATTGTGGAGCAATTGAAGGGATGTGGCTTAGCTTGGTAACACATTTGTTTTGGGTACAAAATGTCATGGATTCAAATCTTGTCATATTTTAACTCGAATATCCAGGAAAAAGCAGAATACTTGATGAAAGGGCGGGGAATCCTTTTGAATAACCCGTTATAATAGAAAATCTTtatatttgaaattaattaatcAAGTTGATGATAAAACCCATGGGCATTTCGGTGGACATTATGCACTTGTTACACAATAACCCCTTAAAAGAAGAGCTAAACAGGGAGAAGAAGGGGTAGAGAAAATGTCTCGAGCCAATGTTCGAATACCAGACACTACGACATTGAAGTAACCCATGCCATACTCCCATGAAAAGTTCGAACAACTTTGTGTAAGAGGGTAGCTGTACCCAAGACCGACACAGGTTGGTAGGTAGAGAATATTTAAGGGCGCGAGACAACTCTCTCTAAGTAACTCGACAAAATAGCCCCATAACTTCGAAAGAAGGGATGCCTCATAAGGGCAGTGGCCAGACCCGGGCgactgtttaccaaaaatataggTCTCTGCAACTCTCTCATGTATCCCAGTGCCAGAGTCAAGGAAGTTGGTGACCTGATGACTTCACTGCCTCCCCCGCCCCACAAGACCCCAATGCTCTTCAAACCCTTGTTTGGATACATTGCTTTGCAACACACTTTTGCAAACTATCATCTCTAATGGTTAAGTACAACTAATGCAGTTAAGGGCTAACAAACAAGGTTGCAATAAGGACTATAAGTGTTTTCAATTGAGGCTAAATAGTGGGTCACTGGGTCCTAACCCAGCTCATCCAATTCAGAACCACTTGTTTGATTACATACCATACTGAAGAAGCAGTTTTCTTGTTCCTGATTATATCTaataaatcaaatcaaaaatatatttttcttctatttctgaCATTTATTCAAATTGACCCGCAAATGAACATATTTTCAGCACAATTTATTAGGTGATATATGTAAATATTCTTTACACTATAACTTGTAGCACGTTAGTTACCACTTTTATCAGATTACACATTAATGTCTATCAAGATTCAAGAGGTTTACCTATAATTACCTACTAGGGCGGAGTAAGTGTTTCGGTTACAGGTTCAGTGAACAGTAACTTTGGTTCAAACCTTATATTTGTCGGGAGCAATTCAGtgattatttataatttaataagggatttttacctatctataccatatatcaaaacttattaccctcaatgtttaaggtttgtgtttattacatttaagcataccaaattaccatttctataccataattcaaattaggGATATAATTAAGGGTTCATTTTTATTAGGCATAATTATAGGACTGTATCTTCACGTTATTTGGTTTACCCGCCCCTCTCTCCTCCCACCCCCCCACACCCCCTACGATTTACCTTCAGTTCCCCACCCCCACGATTTACCTTCAGTTTTTCCTCCATTCTCGTACAATCTCTTCTCACCCACAATTACCATCACTTTCTTCTCCACTTAATTACCTTCAGTTGATAGTATCCCCCACGATTTGAATTCACTTCCATCTTTGTCTTCAACtcctaaatcatgaaaaaaaccaACACTCcccaaaaaaatcatcaaaagctATATTAGCTGATATTCCAACCTTTGATTTGGGTGTTTTAACA is a genomic window containing:
- the LOC107791608 gene encoding uncharacterized protein LOC107791608 translates to MDEYSSKRAVNGLYVPRRGLRDIADSRDENVQLCSRYGCSSRLNSMKSLQVRSTEKPRPLKPSFTSSNGKDVVGSSSRTSSNARKSLKESHRKSFSHVGNDQSETTCLHGEPDVSDHMKSSKAQQPQFDSVMRDTGSSKIILTEVGGSSGASSSSKPRRLFSPKYSNQNSPVGSSVSSSSKAIGTGTRGTSSGAGYVPRNLKYNSGSDVSSTTDSRFSRRDMVKRRNSEGESSSSSKGKKVSGASPKEGDVIRPTRGGITISDSRGSKNFDVRVDNRAVSVRTRRSMNVPRLRDSIRDSSSQPESLNLSLQSSSQFFSDASSSDSSAYSFPGNDVEDFPAEVHGTSADLGINQLINRDALQRYNMDGVAQVLVALERMEQDEELTYEQLLVLETNLFLGGLNFYDQHRGMRLDIDNMSYEELLALEERMGSVSTALPEEALSKCLQKSIYQAMPSEIGEFGSDGNEDEIKCTICQEEYMIGDEIGRLECDHGYHVECVQQWLRHKNWCPICKSSASPSQPSTTPS